A window from Ictalurus furcatus strain D&B chromosome 16, Billie_1.0, whole genome shotgun sequence encodes these proteins:
- the akap1a gene encoding A-kinase anchor protein 1, mitochondrial isoform X1: MLQLPLRPLVPLSALALLGWCWYTFRRKRNPCERAEEGLLCSSAARKQSMAANVAIQEAAADGSALAAQDVIKHCHFHSQEKQEGGQNLDCNFSQLSSTTDDSSVTSGASQATVLVSTPIVRLLKGIRPEPEGEVSRAQASLLLAEKPEMEPEKQDDTIKGLSDFKVIETEAFAEQPTRIVCPEEHGVTNGSEKRREGGPSEVDGLAVEVLDGATGEIPAIGGGILKRKSPSEPRVTPQSQVRLRKEIDENNSLAVTKEDLGALTQTAEESVSSAHKPSNPPSAFPAGEDSGCSTWRSEDSVDAEKASSKSRAVEKTSSAVPLSSGSRYAVARKNEKLSRQKSDASKGANGVQCVNGESRVTSKRATQSSSPHTLWNIEVPSHLIGRLIGKKGTYITSLKESSGAKIYVSTLPYTYEFQVCHIEGSEAQVEKALALIRKKFKDLDLSNRLSSLQSAAVHPLPVTSWLLLPQDRTVEVIVPRVEAANYLFVQQHTHPTYYGLHGLSEQMLFCYSHSGCPSLPTPVEGTSYQQALYIHTHTHCIQVLPFPVGYLPFSLTFTHPDLDPLCPLRNFFFFFFFFLTNVHNTCKHLNSELLNNIVSIFLTAGVLCAAPSPDGAWWRAQVIQHYKDSNFVQIRYVDYGGYVTVHLASLKQIRSDFMTLPFQASEVMLENIAPSPGTGKFSTEAKEALEELTQGVPLIMKVTGSQNGLPLVHMWRYRGEESDICKEHVLQSSI; this comes from the exons ATGCTGCAGTTGCCTCTCAGGCCTCTTGTGCCTCTATCGGCACTCGCTCTGCTCGGCTGGTGCTGGTACACCTTTAGGAGGAAGAGGAACCCATGCGAGAGGGCTGAGGAAGGATTGTTGTGCTCCTCTGCTGCTAGAAAGCAAAGTATGGCGGCGAACGTTGCGATACAGGAAGCCGCTGCCGATGGAAGTGCACTGGCAGCACAGGATGTGATAAAACACTGCCATTTTCACTCACAGGAAAAACAAGAGGGTGGCCAAAATTTGGACTGTAACTTCTCTCAGCTTAGCAGTACCACGGATGACTCGTCTGTCACGTCTGGGGCCTCACAAGCCACCGTTCTCGTCTCTACGCCGATTGTACGACTTCTAAAAGGAATTCGTCCGGAACCAGAAGGGGAGGTTTCCAGAGCTCAAGCGTCTCTACTTCTGGCCGAGAAGCCAGAAATGGAGCCGGAAAAGCAGGACGACACCATTAAAGGTCTCTCGGACTTTAAAGTGATCGAGACTGAGGCTTTCGCAGAGCAGCCCACAAGGATCGTGTGCCCTGAAGAACATGGAGTCACTAACGGGTCTGAAAAGCGACGTGAAGGAGGCCCGAGCGAAGTCGATGGGCTGGCCGTCGAGGTTCTCGACGGTGCTACGGGAGAGATCCCGGCAATCGGTGGtggcattttaaaaagaaaaagtcccTCGGAACCGAGGGTAACTCCACAAAGCCAAGTGCGACTTCGAAAAGAAATCGACGAGAATAACAGTTTAGCGGTCACTAAGGAAGATCTTGGTGCTCTTACTCAGACAGCGGAGGAAAGCGTCTCTTCGGCACACAAGCCGAGTAACCCCCCTTCAGCGTTCCCAGCAGGAGAGGATTCAGGTTGTAGCACGTGGCGTTCAGAGGATAGCGTAGACGCAGAGAAAGCTTCAAGCAAGTCTCGAGCTGTGGAGAAGACATCATCCGCTGTTCCGTTATCTTCAGGAAGTCGTTACGCCGTAGCccgaaaaaatgaaaaactctcAAGACAAAAGTCAGATGCCTCTAAAG GTGCTAACGGAGTACAGTGTGTGAACGGAGAGAGCAGAGTCACCAGCAAAAGAGCCACGCAGTCTAGTTCACCCCACACTCTGTGGAACATCGAGGTGCCATCT CACCTCATTGGGCGATTAATTGGAAAGAAAGGGACGTATATCACTTCCTTGAAGGAAAGTTCTGGCGCGAAGATCTACGTGTCAACTCTTCCATACACGTACGAGTTTCAGGTCTGTCACATCGAGG GGTCTGAGGCGCAGGTGGAAAAAGCTCTGGCGCTGATCAGAAAAAAGTTCAAAGATTTGGATTTGAGCAACCGGCTGAGCAGTTTACAATCTGCTGCAGTCCATCCACTACCCGTCACTTCCTGG CTACTGCTCCCTCAGGACAGAACTGTGGAGGTAATCGTACCTCGGGTGGAGGCTGCAAACTACCTGTTTgttcagcagcacacacaccccaccTATTACGGCCTGCACGGTCTCTCAGAGCAGATGCTCTTCTGCTACAGCCATTCAGGATGCCCCAGCCTGCCCACTCCTGTGGAAGGTACATCATACCAGCAAgctctctatatacacacacacacacactgcattcaGGTCTTGCCCTTTCCTGTTGGGTATCTCCCCTTCAGCTTGACTTTTACACATCCTGATTTGGATCCACTCTGTCCTttacgtaatttttttttttttttttttttttttttaacaaacgtACACAATACATGCAAACATCTCAATTCTGAGCTTTTGAATAATATCGTTTCCATCTTCCTCACAGCAGGAGTGTTGTGTGCGGCCCCGTCTCCCGACGGTGCCTGGTGGAGAGCTCAGGTTATCCAGCATTACAAAGACTCCAACTTCGTACAGATCAGATACGTGGACTACGGAGGCTACGTGACCGTTCACCTCGCTTCTCTGAAGCAGATCAG GTCTGATTTCATGACATTGCCTTTCCAAGCGTCTGAAGTTATGTTGGAAAACATCGCGCCTTCGCCAG GAACGGGGAAGTTTTCAACTGAAGCCAAAGAGGCTCTTGAGGAATTAACACAAGGCGTTCCTTTAATCATGAAG GTGACTGGTAGTCAGAACGGACTGCCCTTAGTGCACATGTGGAGATATAGAGGAGAAGAG AGTGATATCTGCAAGGAACACGTGCTACAATCCTCGATCTAG
- the akap1a gene encoding uncharacterized protein akap1a isoform X2 codes for MLQLPLRPLVPLSALALLGWCWYTFRRKRNPCERAEEGLLCSSAARKQSMAANVAIQEAAADGSALAAQDVIKHCHFHSQEKQEGGQNLDCNFSQLSSTTDDSSVTSGASQATVLVSTPIVRLLKGIRPEPEGEVSRAQASLLLAEKPEMEPEKQDDTIKGLSDFKVIETEAFAEQPTRIVCPEEHGVTNGSEKRREGGPSEVDGLAVEVLDGATGEIPAIGGGILKRKSPSEPRVTPQSQVRLRKEIDENNSLAVTKEDLGALTQTAEESVSSAHKPSNPPSAFPAGEDSGCSTWRSEDSVDAEKASSKSRAVEKTSSAVPLSSGSRYAVARKNEKLSRQKSDASKGANGVQCVNGESRVTSKRATQSSSPHTLWNIEVPSHLIGRLIGKKGTYITSLKESSGAKIYVSTLPYTYEFQVCHIEGSEAQVEKALALIRKKFKDLDLSNRLSSLQSAAVHPLPVTSWLLLPQDRTVEVIVPRVEAANYLFVQQHTHPTYYGLHGLSEQMLFCYSHSGCPSLPTPVEGTSYQQALYIHTHTHCIQVLPFPVGYLPFSLTFTHPDLDPLCPLRNFFFFFFFFLTNVHNTCKHLNSELLNNIVSIFLTAGVLCAAPSPDGAWWRAQVIQHYKDSNFVQIRYVDYGGYVTVHLASLKQIRLFLSSSVAHPSPNPPFYSFGWDWT; via the exons ATGCTGCAGTTGCCTCTCAGGCCTCTTGTGCCTCTATCGGCACTCGCTCTGCTCGGCTGGTGCTGGTACACCTTTAGGAGGAAGAGGAACCCATGCGAGAGGGCTGAGGAAGGATTGTTGTGCTCCTCTGCTGCTAGAAAGCAAAGTATGGCGGCGAACGTTGCGATACAGGAAGCCGCTGCCGATGGAAGTGCACTGGCAGCACAGGATGTGATAAAACACTGCCATTTTCACTCACAGGAAAAACAAGAGGGTGGCCAAAATTTGGACTGTAACTTCTCTCAGCTTAGCAGTACCACGGATGACTCGTCTGTCACGTCTGGGGCCTCACAAGCCACCGTTCTCGTCTCTACGCCGATTGTACGACTTCTAAAAGGAATTCGTCCGGAACCAGAAGGGGAGGTTTCCAGAGCTCAAGCGTCTCTACTTCTGGCCGAGAAGCCAGAAATGGAGCCGGAAAAGCAGGACGACACCATTAAAGGTCTCTCGGACTTTAAAGTGATCGAGACTGAGGCTTTCGCAGAGCAGCCCACAAGGATCGTGTGCCCTGAAGAACATGGAGTCACTAACGGGTCTGAAAAGCGACGTGAAGGAGGCCCGAGCGAAGTCGATGGGCTGGCCGTCGAGGTTCTCGACGGTGCTACGGGAGAGATCCCGGCAATCGGTGGtggcattttaaaaagaaaaagtcccTCGGAACCGAGGGTAACTCCACAAAGCCAAGTGCGACTTCGAAAAGAAATCGACGAGAATAACAGTTTAGCGGTCACTAAGGAAGATCTTGGTGCTCTTACTCAGACAGCGGAGGAAAGCGTCTCTTCGGCACACAAGCCGAGTAACCCCCCTTCAGCGTTCCCAGCAGGAGAGGATTCAGGTTGTAGCACGTGGCGTTCAGAGGATAGCGTAGACGCAGAGAAAGCTTCAAGCAAGTCTCGAGCTGTGGAGAAGACATCATCCGCTGTTCCGTTATCTTCAGGAAGTCGTTACGCCGTAGCccgaaaaaatgaaaaactctcAAGACAAAAGTCAGATGCCTCTAAAG GTGCTAACGGAGTACAGTGTGTGAACGGAGAGAGCAGAGTCACCAGCAAAAGAGCCACGCAGTCTAGTTCACCCCACACTCTGTGGAACATCGAGGTGCCATCT CACCTCATTGGGCGATTAATTGGAAAGAAAGGGACGTATATCACTTCCTTGAAGGAAAGTTCTGGCGCGAAGATCTACGTGTCAACTCTTCCATACACGTACGAGTTTCAGGTCTGTCACATCGAGG GGTCTGAGGCGCAGGTGGAAAAAGCTCTGGCGCTGATCAGAAAAAAGTTCAAAGATTTGGATTTGAGCAACCGGCTGAGCAGTTTACAATCTGCTGCAGTCCATCCACTACCCGTCACTTCCTGG CTACTGCTCCCTCAGGACAGAACTGTGGAGGTAATCGTACCTCGGGTGGAGGCTGCAAACTACCTGTTTgttcagcagcacacacaccccaccTATTACGGCCTGCACGGTCTCTCAGAGCAGATGCTCTTCTGCTACAGCCATTCAGGATGCCCCAGCCTGCCCACTCCTGTGGAAGGTACATCATACCAGCAAgctctctatatacacacacacacacactgcattcaGGTCTTGCCCTTTCCTGTTGGGTATCTCCCCTTCAGCTTGACTTTTACACATCCTGATTTGGATCCACTCTGTCCTttacgtaatttttttttttttttttttttttttttaacaaacgtACACAATACATGCAAACATCTCAATTCTGAGCTTTTGAATAATATCGTTTCCATCTTCCTCACAGCAGGAGTGTTGTGTGCGGCCCCGTCTCCCGACGGTGCCTGGTGGAGAGCTCAGGTTATCCAGCATTACAAAGACTCCAACTTCGTACAGATCAGATACGTGGACTACGGAGGCTACGTGACCGTTCACCTCGCTTCTCTGAAGCAGATCAGGttattcctttcttcttctgtggCTCACCCATCCCCCAACCCCCCTTTTTACAGCTTTGGATGGGATTGGACCTGA
- the akap1a gene encoding A-kinase anchor protein 1, mitochondrial isoform X3 has product MLQLPLRPLVPLSALALLGWCWYTFRRKRNPCERAEEGLLCSSAARKQSMAANVAIQEAAADGSALAAQDVIKHCHFHSQEKQEGGQNLDCNFSQLSSTTDDSSVTSGASQATVLVSTPIVRLLKGIRPEPEGEVSRAQASLLLAEKPEMEPEKQDDTIKGLSDFKVIETEAFAEQPTRIVCPEEHGVTNGSEKRREGGPSEVDGLAVEVLDGATGEIPAIGGGILKRKSPSEPRVTPQSQVRLRKEIDENNSLAVTKEDLGALTQTAEESVSSAHKPSNPPSAFPAGEDSGCSTWRSEDSVDAEKASSKSRAVEKTSSAVPLSSGSRYAVARKNEKLSRQKSDASKGANGVQCVNGESRVTSKRATQSSSPHTLWNIEVPSHLIGRLIGKKGTYITSLKESSGAKIYVSTLPYTYEFQVCHIEGSEAQVEKALALIRKKFKDLDLSNRLSSLQSAAVHPLPVTSWLLLPQDRTVEVIVPRVEAANYLFVQQHTHPTYYGLHGLSEQMLFCYSHSGCPSLPTPVEAGVLCAAPSPDGAWWRAQVIQHYKDSNFVQIRYVDYGGYVTVHLASLKQIRSDFMTLPFQASEVMLENIAPSPGTGKFSTEAKEALEELTQGVPLIMKVTGSQNGLPLVHMWRYRGEESDICKEHVLQSSI; this is encoded by the exons ATGCTGCAGTTGCCTCTCAGGCCTCTTGTGCCTCTATCGGCACTCGCTCTGCTCGGCTGGTGCTGGTACACCTTTAGGAGGAAGAGGAACCCATGCGAGAGGGCTGAGGAAGGATTGTTGTGCTCCTCTGCTGCTAGAAAGCAAAGTATGGCGGCGAACGTTGCGATACAGGAAGCCGCTGCCGATGGAAGTGCACTGGCAGCACAGGATGTGATAAAACACTGCCATTTTCACTCACAGGAAAAACAAGAGGGTGGCCAAAATTTGGACTGTAACTTCTCTCAGCTTAGCAGTACCACGGATGACTCGTCTGTCACGTCTGGGGCCTCACAAGCCACCGTTCTCGTCTCTACGCCGATTGTACGACTTCTAAAAGGAATTCGTCCGGAACCAGAAGGGGAGGTTTCCAGAGCTCAAGCGTCTCTACTTCTGGCCGAGAAGCCAGAAATGGAGCCGGAAAAGCAGGACGACACCATTAAAGGTCTCTCGGACTTTAAAGTGATCGAGACTGAGGCTTTCGCAGAGCAGCCCACAAGGATCGTGTGCCCTGAAGAACATGGAGTCACTAACGGGTCTGAAAAGCGACGTGAAGGAGGCCCGAGCGAAGTCGATGGGCTGGCCGTCGAGGTTCTCGACGGTGCTACGGGAGAGATCCCGGCAATCGGTGGtggcattttaaaaagaaaaagtcccTCGGAACCGAGGGTAACTCCACAAAGCCAAGTGCGACTTCGAAAAGAAATCGACGAGAATAACAGTTTAGCGGTCACTAAGGAAGATCTTGGTGCTCTTACTCAGACAGCGGAGGAAAGCGTCTCTTCGGCACACAAGCCGAGTAACCCCCCTTCAGCGTTCCCAGCAGGAGAGGATTCAGGTTGTAGCACGTGGCGTTCAGAGGATAGCGTAGACGCAGAGAAAGCTTCAAGCAAGTCTCGAGCTGTGGAGAAGACATCATCCGCTGTTCCGTTATCTTCAGGAAGTCGTTACGCCGTAGCccgaaaaaatgaaaaactctcAAGACAAAAGTCAGATGCCTCTAAAG GTGCTAACGGAGTACAGTGTGTGAACGGAGAGAGCAGAGTCACCAGCAAAAGAGCCACGCAGTCTAGTTCACCCCACACTCTGTGGAACATCGAGGTGCCATCT CACCTCATTGGGCGATTAATTGGAAAGAAAGGGACGTATATCACTTCCTTGAAGGAAAGTTCTGGCGCGAAGATCTACGTGTCAACTCTTCCATACACGTACGAGTTTCAGGTCTGTCACATCGAGG GGTCTGAGGCGCAGGTGGAAAAAGCTCTGGCGCTGATCAGAAAAAAGTTCAAAGATTTGGATTTGAGCAACCGGCTGAGCAGTTTACAATCTGCTGCAGTCCATCCACTACCCGTCACTTCCTGG CTACTGCTCCCTCAGGACAGAACTGTGGAGGTAATCGTACCTCGGGTGGAGGCTGCAAACTACCTGTTTgttcagcagcacacacaccccaccTATTACGGCCTGCACGGTCTCTCAGAGCAGATGCTCTTCTGCTACAGCCATTCAGGATGCCCCAGCCTGCCCACTCCTGTGGAAG CAGGAGTGTTGTGTGCGGCCCCGTCTCCCGACGGTGCCTGGTGGAGAGCTCAGGTTATCCAGCATTACAAAGACTCCAACTTCGTACAGATCAGATACGTGGACTACGGAGGCTACGTGACCGTTCACCTCGCTTCTCTGAAGCAGATCAG GTCTGATTTCATGACATTGCCTTTCCAAGCGTCTGAAGTTATGTTGGAAAACATCGCGCCTTCGCCAG GAACGGGGAAGTTTTCAACTGAAGCCAAAGAGGCTCTTGAGGAATTAACACAAGGCGTTCCTTTAATCATGAAG GTGACTGGTAGTCAGAACGGACTGCCCTTAGTGCACATGTGGAGATATAGAGGAGAAGAG AGTGATATCTGCAAGGAACACGTGCTACAATCCTCGATCTAG